The Rhipicephalus sanguineus isolate Rsan-2018 chromosome 7, BIME_Rsan_1.4, whole genome shotgun sequence genome includes a window with the following:
- the LOC119399597 gene encoding LOW QUALITY PROTEIN: allatostatin-A receptor-like (The sequence of the model RefSeq protein was modified relative to this genomic sequence to represent the inferred CDS: inserted 1 base in 1 codon): MRSTTNILIINLAMADLLFIVFCVPFTGWDYTLNYWPFGDTWCRIVQYLVIVCAYASIYTLVLMSLDRFLAVVHPITSMTIRTERNAYLAIMLTWVLILLACIPALYSHGMIIEEAYSSCTFRVDKGYNIAAFQISFFMSSFVVXLALIFVLYVLMLKRLWLGVTSGGRVSAESVRSKKRVTRLVVVVVLVFAVCWCPVHVVLVLKSLDLYGRPMNPPRIVVQIASQVLAYTNSCVNPFLYAFLSDNFRRSFRKAIFCYRKASGRSVGGTGSCMARTRTPDDTERTERETTATCITKASNISNDIL; encoded by the exons ATGAGATCGACCACTAACATTCTCATCATCAACCTCGCCATGGCCGACCTTCTCTTCATCGTCTTCTGCGTGCCGTTCACTGGCTGGGACTATACGCTCAACTACTGGCCGTTCGGAGACACCTGGTGCAGGATCGTGCAGTACCTCGTGATCGTCTGCGCCTACGCGAGCATCTACACACTCGTCCTAATGTCCCTGGACAGGTTCCTGGCCGTCGTTCATCCCATAACGTCCATGACGATAAGGACGGAAAGGAACGCGTACTTAGCCATTATGCTCACTTGGGTATTGATCCTCCTAGCGTGCATACCGGCGCTGTACTCGCACGGCATGATCATCGAGGAGGCCTACTCCTCCTGCACCTTCCGCGTCGACAAGGGGTACAACATAGCCGCCTTCCAGATATCCTTCTTCATGTCTTCCTTCGTCG CGCTGGCGCTCATCTTCGTCCTCTACGTCCTCATGTTGAAGCGTCTCTGGCTGGGAGTCACTTCCGGCGGACGAGTGAGCGCCGAAAGCGTTCGCTCCAAGAAGCGCGTCACCCGActggtcgtggtggtggtgctCGTGTTCGCCGTGTGCTGGTGCCCCGTTCACGTTGTGCTCGTGCTTAAGAGTTTagacctctacggcaggcccatGAACCCGCCCCGCATTGTCGTGCAGATCGCGTCGCAGGTGCTCGCCTACACGAACTCGTGCGTGAACCCGTTCCTGTACGCCTTCCTGTCGGACAACTTCCGCCGCAGCTTCCGCAAGGCCATCTTCTGCTACAGGAAGGCTTCCGGCAGAAGCGTCGGCGGCACCGGATCATGTATGGCGCGTACTCGGACGCCCGACGACACCGAACGGACGGAGCGGGAAACGACGGCCACGTGCATCACGAAGGCGTCCAACATATCGAACGACATTTTGTAG